The following are encoded together in the Bos taurus isolate L1 Dominette 01449 registration number 42190680 breed Hereford chromosome 10, ARS-UCD2.0, whole genome shotgun sequence genome:
- the PSMC6 gene encoding 26S proteasome regulatory subunit 10B (The RefSeq protein has 1 substitution compared to this genomic sequence) — protein MADPRDKALQDYRKKLLEHKEIDGRLKELREQLKELTKQYEKSENDLKALQSVGQIVGEVLKQLTEEKFIVKATNGPRYVVGCRRQLDKSKLKPGTRVALDMTTLTIMRYLPREVDPLVYNMSHEDPGNVSYSEIGGLSEQIRELREVIELPLTNPELFQRVGIIPPKGCLLYGPPGTGKTLLARAVASQLDCNFLKVVSSSIVDKYIGESARLIREMFNYARDHQPCIIFMDEIDAIGGRRFSEGTSADREIQRTLMELLNQMDGFDTLHRVKMIMATNRPDTLDPALLRPGRLDRKIHIDLPNEQARLDILKIHAGPITKHGEIDYEAIVKLSDGFNGADLGNVCTEAGMFAIRADHDFVVQEDFMKAVRKVADSKKLESKLDYKPV, from the exons TAAGGGAACAATTAAAAGAACTTACCAAGCAGTACGAAAAGTCTGAAAATGATCTGAAGGCTCTACAAAGTGTTGGGCAG atTGTGGGTGAAGTACTTAAGCAGTTAACTGAAGAAAAAT tcATTGTTAAAGCTACAAATGGACCGAGATATGTTGTGGGTTGTCGTCGACAG CTTGACAAAAGTAAGCTGAAGCCAGGAACAAGAGTTGCTTTGGATATGACTACACTAACTATCATGAG ATATTTGCCAAGAGAAGTGGATCCATTGGTTTACAACATGTCTCATGAGGACCCTGGGAATGTTTCTTATTCTGAGATTGGAGGGCTATCAGAACAGATTCGGGAATTAAGAGAG GTAATAGAATTACCTCTTACAAACCCAGAATTATTCCAGCGTGTAGGAATAATACCTCCAAAAGGCTGTTTGTTATATGGACCACCAG GTACAGGAAAAACACTCTTGGCACGAGCTGTGGCTAGCCAGCTGGATTGCAATTTCTTAAAG GTTGTATCTAGTTCTATAGTAGACAAGTACATTGGTGAAAGTGCTCGTTTGATCAGAGAAATGTTTAATTATGCCAGGGACCATCAGCCATGCATCATTTTTATGGATGAAATAGATGCTATTG GTGGTCGCCGGTTTTCTGAGGGTACTTCAGCTGATAGAGAGATTCAGAGAACTTTAATGGAG CTACTGAATCAAATGGATGGATTTGATACTCTGCATAGAGTTAAAATGATCATGGCTACTAACAGACCAGATACACTGGATCCTGCTTTGCTTCGTCCAGGCAGATTAGATAGAAAAATAC aTATTGATTTACCAAACGAACAAGCAAGGTTAGATATATTGAAAATCCATGCAGGTCCCATTACAAAGCATGGTGAAATAG ATTATGAAGCAATTGTGAAGCTTTCAGATGGCTTTAATGGAGCAGACCTAAGAAATGTTTGTACTGAAGCAG GTATGTTTGCAATTCGTGCCGATCATGATTTTGTAGTACAGGAAGACTTCATGAAAGCAGTCAGGAAAGTGGCTGATTCTAAGAAGCTAGAGTCTAAATTGGACTACAAACCTGTTTAA
- the PSMC6 gene encoding 26S proteasome regulatory subunit 10B isoform X1 has protein sequence MADPRDKALQDYRKKLLEHKEIDGRLKELREQLKELTKQYEKSENDLKALQSVGQIVGEVLKQLTEEKFIVKATNGPRYVVGCRRQLDKSKLKPGTRVALDMTTLTIMRYLPREVDPLVYNMSHEDPGNVSYSEIGGLSEQIRELREVIELPLTNPELFQRVGIIPPKGCLLYGPPGTGKTLLARAVASQLDCNFLKVVSSSIVDKYIGESARLIREMFNYARDHQPCIIFMDEIDAIGGRRFSEGTSADREIQRTLMELLNQMDGFDTLHRVKMIMATNRPDTLDPALLRPGRLDRKIHIDLPNEQARLDILKIHAGPITKHGEIDYEAIVKLSDGFNGADLRNVCTEADGRRQWQPTPVLLPGKSHGQRSLVCLQFVPIMIL, from the exons TAAGGGAACAATTAAAAGAACTTACCAAGCAGTACGAAAAGTCTGAAAATGATCTGAAGGCTCTACAAAGTGTTGGGCAG atTGTGGGTGAAGTACTTAAGCAGTTAACTGAAGAAAAAT tcATTGTTAAAGCTACAAATGGACCGAGATATGTTGTGGGTTGTCGTCGACAG CTTGACAAAAGTAAGCTGAAGCCAGGAACAAGAGTTGCTTTGGATATGACTACACTAACTATCATGAG ATATTTGCCAAGAGAAGTGGATCCATTGGTTTACAACATGTCTCATGAGGACCCTGGGAATGTTTCTTATTCTGAGATTGGAGGGCTATCAGAACAGATTCGGGAATTAAGAGAG GTAATAGAATTACCTCTTACAAACCCAGAATTATTCCAGCGTGTAGGAATAATACCTCCAAAAGGCTGTTTGTTATATGGACCACCAG GTACAGGAAAAACACTCTTGGCACGAGCTGTGGCTAGCCAGCTGGATTGCAATTTCTTAAAG GTTGTATCTAGTTCTATAGTAGACAAGTACATTGGTGAAAGTGCTCGTTTGATCAGAGAAATGTTTAATTATGCCAGGGACCATCAGCCATGCATCATTTTTATGGATGAAATAGATGCTATTG GTGGTCGCCGGTTTTCTGAGGGTACTTCAGCTGATAGAGAGATTCAGAGAACTTTAATGGAG CTACTGAATCAAATGGATGGATTTGATACTCTGCATAGAGTTAAAATGATCATGGCTACTAACAGACCAGATACACTGGATCCTGCTTTGCTTCGTCCAGGCAGATTAGATAGAAAAATAC aTATTGATTTACCAAACGAACAAGCAAGGTTAGATATATTGAAAATCCATGCAGGTCCCATTACAAAGCATGGTGAAATAG ATTATGAAGCAATTGTGAAGCTTTCAGATGGCTTTAATGGAGCAGACCTAAGAAATGTTTGTACTGAAGCAG atgggagaaggcaatggcaacccactccagtactcttgcctggaaaatcccatgggcagaggagcctg GTATGTTTGCAATTCGTGCCGATCATGATTTTGTAG
- the PSMC6 gene encoding 26S proteasome regulatory subunit 10B isoform X2 has translation MADPRDKALQDYRKKLLEHKEIDGRLKELREQLKELTKQYEKSENDLKALQSVGQIVGEVLKQLTEEKFIVKATNGPRYVVGCRRQLDKSKLKPGTRVALDMTTLTIMRYLPREVDPLVYNMSHEDPGNVSYSEIGGLSEQIRELREVIELPLTNPELFQRVGIIPPKGCLLYGPPGTGKTLLARAVASQLDCNFLKVVSSSIVDKYIGESARLIREMFNYARDHQPCIIFMDEIDAIGGRRFSEGTSADREIQRTLMELLNQMDGFDTLHRVKMIMATNRPDTLDPALLRPGRLDRKIHIDLPNEQARLDILKIHAGPITKHGEIDYEAIVKLSDGFNGADLRNVCTEAESTLDQIIGRLFW, from the exons TAAGGGAACAATTAAAAGAACTTACCAAGCAGTACGAAAAGTCTGAAAATGATCTGAAGGCTCTACAAAGTGTTGGGCAG atTGTGGGTGAAGTACTTAAGCAGTTAACTGAAGAAAAAT tcATTGTTAAAGCTACAAATGGACCGAGATATGTTGTGGGTTGTCGTCGACAG CTTGACAAAAGTAAGCTGAAGCCAGGAACAAGAGTTGCTTTGGATATGACTACACTAACTATCATGAG ATATTTGCCAAGAGAAGTGGATCCATTGGTTTACAACATGTCTCATGAGGACCCTGGGAATGTTTCTTATTCTGAGATTGGAGGGCTATCAGAACAGATTCGGGAATTAAGAGAG GTAATAGAATTACCTCTTACAAACCCAGAATTATTCCAGCGTGTAGGAATAATACCTCCAAAAGGCTGTTTGTTATATGGACCACCAG GTACAGGAAAAACACTCTTGGCACGAGCTGTGGCTAGCCAGCTGGATTGCAATTTCTTAAAG GTTGTATCTAGTTCTATAGTAGACAAGTACATTGGTGAAAGTGCTCGTTTGATCAGAGAAATGTTTAATTATGCCAGGGACCATCAGCCATGCATCATTTTTATGGATGAAATAGATGCTATTG GTGGTCGCCGGTTTTCTGAGGGTACTTCAGCTGATAGAGAGATTCAGAGAACTTTAATGGAG CTACTGAATCAAATGGATGGATTTGATACTCTGCATAGAGTTAAAATGATCATGGCTACTAACAGACCAGATACACTGGATCCTGCTTTGCTTCGTCCAGGCAGATTAGATAGAAAAATAC aTATTGATTTACCAAACGAACAAGCAAGGTTAGATATATTGAAAATCCATGCAGGTCCCATTACAAAGCATGGTGAAATAG ATTATGAAGCAATTGTGAAGCTTTCAGATGGCTTTAATGGAGCAGACCTAAGAAATGTTTGTACTGAAGCAG AATCTACATTGGACCAAATTATTGGAAGATTATTTTGGTGA